A stretch of the Pseudalkalibacillus hwajinpoensis genome encodes the following:
- a CDS encoding YuzB family protein, which produces MNPIVEFCMSNLSSGSHKAMEKLEKDTDLDVLEYSCLGHCTLCSQDIYCLVNGERVTAETPDELVDNVYQFIEENQMF; this is translated from the coding sequence ATGAATCCAATAGTTGAATTCTGCATGAGCAATCTTTCGAGCGGTTCACATAAAGCAATGGAAAAACTAGAAAAAGATACAGATCTTGATGTGCTCGAATATTCTTGTCTTGGTCACTGCACACTTTGTAGCCAGGATATTTACTGTCTCGTTAACGGCGAGCGCGTTACTGCCGAAACGCCCGATGAGCTAGTTGATAACGTCTACCAGTTCATCGAAGAAAATCAGATGTTTTAA